A single Pradoshia eiseniae DNA region contains:
- a CDS encoding B3/B4 domain-containing protein has protein sequence MGKIIVDREFWDVFPYAQLNVMIVKNIDNHCSEDEQHYFTELLHEASNEAKKYLVNESFSQNPVIDEWRRAFGQFKTKKGARSSIEALLKRVSQDRAFSPINPLVDIYNSISLKYAVPCGGEDLHLINGDLHLGKAQGGESFLPLGADHDSPALPEEIIYYDTEGAICRCLNWREAQRTMLTDDTTDAILVMESINKEQAKRANQAMDEMKELVDAYFNTKSTTVTLNKEEPSFRY, from the coding sequence ATGGGGAAAATAATTGTTGATCGTGAATTTTGGGATGTCTTCCCATATGCTCAACTGAATGTAATGATTGTAAAAAACATTGATAACCATTGTTCAGAAGATGAGCAACATTATTTTACAGAGTTATTGCATGAAGCATCCAATGAAGCAAAAAAGTACTTGGTCAATGAGAGTTTCAGCCAAAATCCAGTGATTGATGAATGGAGAAGAGCATTTGGCCAATTCAAGACAAAAAAGGGGGCGCGCTCTTCGATTGAAGCCCTTCTCAAGAGAGTCAGCCAGGACAGAGCATTCTCTCCTATCAATCCCCTAGTGGACATATATAACAGCATTTCGCTTAAATATGCCGTCCCTTGCGGAGGTGAGGATTTACATCTCATCAATGGTGACTTACATCTTGGTAAAGCACAAGGCGGGGAATCGTTCCTTCCTTTAGGGGCTGACCATGATTCACCAGCACTTCCTGAGGAAATCATCTATTACGATACGGAGGGTGCTATTTGCCGGTGTTTAAACTGGCGAGAGGCTCAGCGGACAATGCTGACCGACGATACGACAGATGCGATTCTTGTTATGGAATCCATAAACAAAGAACAAGCAAAGCGTGCCAATCAAGCAATGGATGAGATGAAAGAGCTCGTGGATGCTTATTTCAACACCAAGAGCACTACTGTAACATTAAACAAAGAAGAACCATCTTTTCGATACTAG
- a CDS encoding YwbE family protein, producing MTNGQNRSQIKPGLEVDIVLKKDQRSGALTRGIVKDILTNSPTHPHGIKVRLTDGQVGRVKHIVQ from the coding sequence ATGACTAATGGGCAGAATCGCAGTCAAATCAAGCCCGGGCTTGAAGTTGATATTGTCTTAAAGAAGGATCAGCGGAGTGGTGCGTTAACAAGAGGCATCGTGAAGGATATTTTGACGAATTCTCCGACTCATCCGCATGGCATTAAAGTAAGGCTGACAGACGGCCAGGTCGGTCGGGTTAAGCATATTGTGCAGTAA
- a CDS encoding HD domain-containing protein yields MRDVTLLDIFDHRITQKYLNRSGLAHAIAVAYHAFNLAREQGEDADAAAKAGLLHDMGHFTWYRNGKWDYDLYRKNDIHPIKGAERAHKLLIRLGENPVKAKTISLAILFHTDSFLPTNDIVRTPLQQIVKWADEMDEEEGGLHHYRKIEYERARQSIIKLDEKIDDAQFENKKSV; encoded by the coding sequence ATGAGGGATGTTACCTTACTAGATATATTTGATCATCGTATTACTCAAAAGTATTTGAATCGTTCCGGCTTGGCTCATGCGATTGCTGTCGCCTATCATGCTTTTAACCTGGCGAGGGAGCAGGGGGAGGATGCTGATGCCGCAGCCAAGGCAGGTCTGCTGCATGATATGGGGCATTTTACATGGTACCGGAATGGAAAATGGGATTATGACCTCTATCGCAAGAATGATATTCATCCTATTAAAGGTGCGGAGCGTGCACATAAATTACTGATTAGACTTGGTGAAAATCCTGTTAAAGCGAAAACAATCTCGCTAGCGATTTTATTTCATACGGACTCCTTTCTGCCGACAAATGATATTGTTCGGACGCCTTTGCAGCAAATCGTGAAATGGGCCGATGAGATGGATGAAGAAGAAGGCGGCTTGCATCACTACCGAAAGATTGAATATGAAAGGGCAAGACAAAGCATCATTAAGCTGGATGAGAAGATTGATGATGCCCAATTCGAGAACAAGAAATCTGTATAA
- the galT gene encoding UDP-glucose--hexose-1-phosphate uridylyltransferase, with protein sequence MPSICQTIQRLLQYGIENSLMAKEDEFYTRNRLMSVLGLHEWEISEPLEGNPSIHEIMDSIMEFAEEKGIISDTMIERDSLNAELMTCLLPRPSEVIRTFWENYTESPVKATDQFYAFSTLSNYIRMDRIQKNRIWKTRTRYGELDITINLSKPEKNPREIAMLKNAPSSSYPQCLLCPENEGYKGTLTHPARGNHRIIPLSINQEEWYFQYSPYVYYPEHCIVLKKEHAPMKISRETFDRLLDFVDEFPHYFIGSNADLPIVGGSILNHDHFQGGRYTFAIEEAPIMQDFVLAEYPNVSAGIVKWPMSVIRLRGAKEEVAEVAELIWKSWLTYSDERADICAFSDHVPHNTVTPIARRRDGLYELDIVLRNNRTSEKHPDGIFHPHQELHHLKKENIGLIEVMGLAVLPGRLVEEISMLSLYLLEGTKKEEWQTDMLKHYDWYEDIRIRRGQLTRETVEGVMQDEIGSRFLTVLEHSGVFKQTEEGQQAFIRFIEKFTNK encoded by the coding sequence ATGCCATCTATCTGTCAAACAATTCAACGCTTGCTCCAATATGGGATTGAAAATAGTCTTATGGCGAAAGAAGATGAGTTTTATACAAGGAATAGACTTATGTCTGTTCTTGGCCTTCATGAATGGGAGATAAGTGAACCGCTTGAAGGAAATCCATCCATTCACGAAATAATGGATTCTATCATGGAATTCGCCGAAGAAAAAGGAATCATCTCTGATACGATGATAGAACGTGATTCTTTAAATGCGGAGCTGATGACCTGCCTATTACCAAGACCTTCAGAAGTTATCCGGACGTTCTGGGAGAATTACACGGAAAGTCCGGTTAAGGCTACTGACCAATTCTATGCATTCTCCACCCTATCCAATTACATCCGCATGGACCGCATTCAAAAAAACAGGATATGGAAGACGAGGACCCGGTATGGGGAACTGGACATTACGATTAATCTTTCTAAGCCTGAGAAGAATCCCAGGGAAATTGCAATGCTGAAGAATGCACCATCTTCCTCCTATCCGCAATGCCTGCTGTGCCCGGAAAATGAAGGCTACAAGGGGACGCTCACTCATCCTGCCAGGGGAAATCACCGTATAATCCCGCTCTCTATCAATCAAGAAGAGTGGTATTTTCAGTATTCTCCTTATGTTTACTATCCTGAGCATTGCATCGTGCTGAAGAAGGAGCATGCACCAATGAAGATTTCAAGGGAAACGTTTGATCGATTGCTGGATTTTGTCGATGAGTTTCCTCATTACTTCATTGGGTCCAATGCAGACCTGCCGATTGTCGGCGGATCAATTTTAAATCATGATCATTTCCAGGGGGGACGTTATACATTTGCGATTGAGGAGGCCCCAATCATGCAAGATTTTGTGCTTGCAGAATATCCCAACGTATCGGCAGGCATTGTTAAGTGGCCAATGTCAGTCATCCGACTTCGAGGCGCAAAAGAGGAAGTAGCTGAGGTGGCGGAGCTTATCTGGAAGTCATGGCTGACCTATAGCGATGAAAGGGCTGATATCTGCGCTTTTAGCGATCATGTCCCTCATAATACAGTCACACCGATTGCCAGAAGAAGAGATGGTTTATATGAACTCGACATCGTCCTTAGAAATAACCGAACATCTGAAAAGCATCCTGATGGCATCTTCCATCCGCATCAGGAATTGCATCATCTAAAAAAAGAGAATATCGGATTAATAGAAGTCATGGGTCTTGCCGTGCTCCCCGGACGGCTGGTAGAAGAAATATCGATGCTGTCTCTTTATCTTCTGGAGGGCACGAAAAAGGAAGAGTGGCAGACTGATATGCTCAAGCATTATGACTGGTATGAGGATATTAGGATAAGACGAGGGCAACTGACAAGAGAGACGGTGGAAGGAGTCATGCAAGATGAGATTGGAAGCCGTTTCCTGACTGTGCTTGAGCATTCGGGTGTCTTTAAGCAGACAGAGGAAGGGCAGCAGGCTTTCATCCGTTTTATTGAGAAGTTTACCAACAAATAA
- a CDS encoding formate/nitrite transporter family protein has product MAYKSPQDIAAYAVEAGVKKTSLNFKSMMLLGFLGGAYISAGYLLSVRVTASLPAEWGTFGSFIGAAVFPLGLILILIAGGELLTGNMMAVPMACLTGRVRWSRLAHNWFWITVSNFAGALFVAYFFGHLAELTTSGAFLEKVVDTAGHKLEADFWPALISAVGCNWLVGLAVWLSYGAEDIGGKIAAIWFPIMAFVAIGFQHVVANMFIIPAAIFEGYFSWGEYFGNFIPVFLGNAIGGAVLVALVYWQSYQGHLQSVSQADKQESREIQG; this is encoded by the coding sequence ATGGCGTATAAAAGTCCGCAGGATATTGCTGCATATGCTGTTGAAGCAGGTGTGAAGAAGACAAGCTTGAATTTTAAAAGCATGATGCTATTAGGCTTTTTAGGAGGGGCTTACATATCAGCTGGATATCTGTTATCTGTTCGGGTCACAGCAAGTTTACCGGCGGAATGGGGCACATTTGGCTCGTTCATAGGTGCGGCTGTTTTCCCTTTAGGTCTTATTTTAATCTTAATTGCTGGAGGAGAGCTCCTGACGGGTAATATGATGGCTGTGCCAATGGCATGCCTGACAGGAAGGGTGCGCTGGTCGAGGCTCGCTCATAACTGGTTTTGGATAACTGTTAGTAATTTCGCTGGCGCCCTTTTTGTGGCCTACTTTTTCGGACATTTGGCGGAGCTGACAACTAGTGGAGCATTCTTGGAGAAAGTGGTTGATACAGCCGGTCATAAGCTTGAGGCAGATTTCTGGCCAGCACTGATTTCAGCTGTCGGATGCAACTGGCTAGTGGGACTCGCTGTCTGGCTTTCCTACGGGGCGGAGGACATTGGAGGCAAGATCGCTGCTATATGGTTTCCAATTATGGCCTTTGTCGCAATTGGCTTTCAGCACGTGGTCGCGAATATGTTCATCATCCCTGCCGCTATCTTTGAAGGGTATTTCTCTTGGGGAGAGTATTTCGGCAACTTCATCCCGGTGTTTCTCGGCAATGCGATTGGGGGAGCAGTCCTAGTGGCACTCGTTTATTGGCAATCCTATCAGGGTCATTTGCAATCCGTATCACAGGCGGATAAGCAAGAATCAAGGGAAATACAAGGATAA
- a CDS encoding YqcI/YcgG family protein: MSLTNQMNSVLLQKEDMENPDNLPAWVTREYKTFQTIVTDPTFPCYFGMKAEKKGELRYAYITHDDWSNLPKALSGFLELFKQPTKVRHGFFLFVEPEKETRDIPYYRDYFWRILQYLHEHDPAPWPETAPKDPDHFLWDFHFGTEPIFAFGNCPAYKQRKTRDLGNSLVIGFQPRKIFVGLEGTEKGGIMSREKVRERVEAWDNLPKHPDISHFGDPNHNEWKQFFIGDDSEPIAGKCPFHHKDIR, encoded by the coding sequence ATGTCTTTAACGAACCAAATGAATAGCGTATTGCTCCAAAAGGAGGATATGGAAAATCCCGATAATCTCCCTGCCTGGGTAACAAGGGAATATAAAACCTTTCAAACTATAGTGACTGATCCGACCTTCCCATGCTATTTCGGGATGAAAGCTGAGAAGAAGGGCGAGCTTCGTTATGCCTATATCACGCATGACGACTGGTCCAATTTGCCGAAAGCGCTCTCTGGCTTCCTGGAGTTATTTAAGCAGCCGACAAAAGTTCGGCACGGTTTTTTTCTGTTTGTAGAGCCAGAAAAAGAAACGAGGGATATTCCATATTACCGCGATTATTTCTGGAGAATTCTTCAGTACTTACATGAACATGATCCCGCTCCTTGGCCTGAAACCGCTCCTAAGGACCCCGATCATTTCTTATGGGATTTTCATTTTGGCACTGAGCCCATATTCGCTTTCGGAAATTGTCCGGCGTATAAACAAAGGAAAACAAGAGACCTCGGCAACAGCCTCGTCATCGGTTTTCAGCCGCGGAAGATATTCGTTGGCCTTGAAGGTACGGAGAAAGGCGGAATCATGTCCCGCGAAAAAGTGCGTGAGCGCGTCGAGGCATGGGACAACCTACCGAAACACCCGGACATCAGTCATTTCGGTGATCCGAATCATAATGAATGGAAGCAATTCTTCATTGGAGATGATAGTGAACCAATAGCGGGAAAATGTCCATTCCATCATAAAGATATCCGCTAA
- a CDS encoding PadR family transcriptional regulator — translation MSTLLNSLMTELRRGTLTLAVLSQLQKPQYGYSLVRSLEEAGITIEQSTLYPLLRRLEKQQLVTSYWDTTESRPRKYYSLSSLGMEVYQQLKEEWLHNSKQLHDMLIKGGNEDETN, via the coding sequence ATGAGTACGTTATTGAACTCATTAATGACGGAATTAAGAAGAGGAACGCTGACGCTTGCGGTTCTTAGCCAGCTTCAGAAGCCTCAATATGGCTATTCCCTTGTTCGTTCATTAGAAGAGGCTGGAATTACCATTGAACAAAGCACATTATATCCATTACTGAGACGGCTGGAGAAGCAGCAATTGGTGACGAGTTATTGGGATACAACAGAAAGCAGGCCTCGCAAATATTATTCACTCAGCTCATTAGGAATGGAGGTGTATCAGCAGCTCAAAGAGGAATGGCTTCATAATTCGAAGCAATTGCATGACATGTTAATAAAAGGAGGCAATGAAGATGAAACTAATTGA
- a CDS encoding MgtC/SapB family protein, whose product MLMKLCISAALGLIIGLEREIKRKPVGLKTSLVISIVSCLLTIVSIESAYTAKGSEFGVAVTMDPLRLAAQIVSGIGFIGAGVILRRGNDTISGITTAALIWGAGGIGITVGAGFYMEAIAGVLLLIISVELLPYLFNLIGPRKFREKELHLKLVIGDKAKIASIISLIEHHNIAIKSVRIKDLAANHLVQLRTTVDNKRRITDVYYSVSEIEGIMSIEIENA is encoded by the coding sequence TGATGAAACTATGCATTTCAGCCGCACTCGGGCTAATCATCGGTCTTGAACGGGAGATCAAAAGAAAACCCGTTGGGTTAAAGACCTCCTTAGTTATTTCTATTGTTAGTTGCCTATTGACCATTGTTTCTATTGAATCAGCGTATACCGCAAAAGGCTCAGAATTCGGGGTCGCCGTTACGATGGACCCTCTCCGGCTAGCCGCACAAATTGTATCCGGCATAGGCTTTATCGGAGCAGGTGTCATACTAAGAAGAGGAAATGATACGATATCCGGTATCACGACAGCTGCGCTTATTTGGGGTGCAGGCGGTATAGGTATTACTGTTGGCGCCGGATTCTATATGGAAGCCATCGCTGGGGTTTTGCTACTGATTATTAGTGTAGAACTATTGCCATACTTATTTAATCTCATAGGGCCGCGTAAATTCCGAGAAAAAGAACTGCATCTTAAGCTTGTCATTGGCGATAAAGCAAAGATTGCCTCCATTATCTCACTAATTGAACATCATAATATCGCCATCAAATCCGTTCGGATCAAAGACTTGGCAGCAAACCACCTTGTTCAGCTACGAACGACGGTCGATAATAAACGCAGAATAACCGATGTTTATTATTCTGTTTCAGAGATTGAAGGAATTATGAGTATAGAAATCGAAAATGCTTAA
- a CDS encoding galactokinase, giving the protein MEKQALLQEFHERFGRREAEARVFFTPGRVNLIGEYTDFNGGHVFPASLSVGTWAVARPRKDGIYHFQSTNFELAVQTEAASIVYKKEDDWANYPKGVLWELLKLAGDEAARYTGADIMFHGNIPNGAGLSSSASIEVLTGMALSELAGCPLDKIELAKLSQRAENKFVGVNCGIMDQFAVAMGKANHAIMLKCDTLEYQYVPVELEGYTIVITNTNKRRGLADSKYNERRSECETGLAILQQSMPDIETLGDVSYEDWQKYKDTIKDEVVQKRVNHVISENTRVLKATEALQNNDVALFGDLMKQSHESLRDLFEVTGTELDVLFEAASKVEGCAGTRMTGAGFGGCNVSVVKNKAVALFQEEVAKHYEARTGLVPEFYLCDIGDGAKEI; this is encoded by the coding sequence ATGGAGAAACAAGCATTGCTTCAAGAGTTTCATGAGAGATTTGGACGGAGAGAAGCAGAGGCAAGAGTGTTTTTCACACCAGGCCGCGTGAACTTAATTGGTGAATATACGGACTTCAATGGAGGGCATGTCTTTCCGGCCTCCCTTTCTGTAGGGACTTGGGCAGTCGCCCGCCCACGCAAGGATGGCATCTACCATTTCCAATCCACTAATTTTGAGCTGGCGGTACAGACAGAGGCTGCTTCTATTGTCTACAAAAAAGAAGATGATTGGGCAAATTATCCGAAGGGTGTACTTTGGGAGCTTCTTAAACTCGCGGGTGATGAAGCTGCACGCTACACAGGGGCTGATATCATGTTCCATGGGAATATTCCTAACGGTGCGGGGCTTTCTTCCTCGGCATCGATTGAGGTGCTGACTGGCATGGCCTTGAGTGAATTGGCTGGCTGTCCGCTCGACAAAATTGAATTGGCGAAGCTTTCCCAAAGGGCAGAAAACAAATTCGTCGGTGTTAATTGCGGCATCATGGACCAGTTTGCCGTCGCGATGGGAAAAGCGAATCATGCGATCATGCTCAAATGTGATACGCTTGAGTATCAATATGTGCCTGTAGAGCTTGAAGGGTACACGATTGTCATCACGAACACAAATAAACGGCGAGGTCTCGCGGATTCTAAATATAATGAGCGCCGCTCTGAGTGTGAAACCGGACTGGCAATCTTGCAGCAGTCTATGCCTGATATTGAAACTTTGGGTGATGTCAGCTATGAAGATTGGCAAAAGTATAAGGATACCATCAAGGATGAAGTGGTACAAAAGCGGGTCAATCATGTTATCAGTGAGAATACCCGTGTCTTAAAAGCAACAGAAGCCCTGCAAAATAATGACGTGGCTTTATTTGGGGATTTGATGAAACAGTCCCATGAATCCTTGCGTGACTTATTTGAGGTAACCGGGACAGAATTGGATGTTTTGTTTGAAGCAGCAAGCAAGGTTGAAGGCTGTGCCGGAACGAGAATGACCGGAGCAGGCTTTGGCGGGTGCAATGTCAGCGTGGTCAAAAATAAGGCAGTTGCTCTATTTCAAGAGGAAGTTGCGAAGCATTATGAAGCGAGAACGGGACTTGTACCTGAGTTTTATCTATGTGACATTGGTGATGGAGCAAAGGAAATATAA
- a CDS encoding cupin domain-containing protein: MTDVQFMFFQDDGSIPNNPLLPAAIYKNALPPEKMEAAFHKHNWSNSWTNGILNDHHYHSNTHEVLGVIKGDARLMIGGPSGDMIEVMAGDVIVLPAGTGHKCLESSNGFTVIGAYPNGMDYNMNYGKPEERPEVLEDIKHVPLPNEDPVFGDNGPLFKKWTNPKEKI; the protein is encoded by the coding sequence ATGACTGATGTTCAATTTATGTTCTTTCAGGATGATGGTTCTATTCCGAACAATCCTCTCTTACCGGCAGCAATCTATAAAAATGCGCTTCCCCCCGAGAAAATGGAAGCTGCTTTTCATAAGCATAATTGGTCAAATAGCTGGACCAATGGAATTTTGAATGATCATCACTATCATAGTAATACTCATGAGGTTCTCGGAGTCATCAAAGGAGACGCCAGGCTGATGATTGGCGGGCCCAGCGGTGATATGATTGAAGTAATGGCAGGTGATGTCATTGTTCTTCCGGCTGGAACAGGACATAAATGTCTTGAATCATCGAACGGTTTTACTGTCATCGGCGCTTATCCTAATGGGATGGACTATAACATGAACTATGGCAAGCCAGAGGAAAGACCTGAGGTACTTGAAGATATTAAGCATGTCCCTCTTCCTAATGAAGATCCTGTATTCGGGGATAATGGCCCTTTGTTCAAAAAGTGGACTAATCCAAAGGAGAAAATATGA
- a CDS encoding ROK family transcriptional regulator → MSKEFVTGTFQRMKSTNLSIVLNLIREKGPISRADIAKLTKLTPPTISNLTRELLIRELIMEKSLGESSGGRKPTLLTLNSERHYLIGVDIGSHELNMILTNLIGESKHCLVQTIPSPVSKDLLLSLLIKGIRALTDIAPESDKLVGIGVAMHGIVDVSKGESIFAPNLNLHHIPIKDILEEEFGLMVVVENDVRAIAHGHQWFNPEIASDIAYINVGRGIGAGLIIGGELYLGHDFISGEIGHMAIDLHGPKCSCGNHGCLQTFATGPAIADRMRMKLSQGERSMLSDRLAEGMDETITGEHVFEAAEAGDLLAQETLREAGRYLGIGLTNLIHIINPERIVLSGGVIQAKKYLLDSVQKTIQERALTEKAKQTEIVISSFGNHATVMGAVSLILRKLFSNLGSTD, encoded by the coding sequence ATGAGTAAAGAATTCGTAACGGGAACCTTTCAAAGAATGAAATCAACCAACCTCTCCATCGTCTTGAATCTCATTCGTGAAAAGGGGCCAATCTCAAGAGCGGATATCGCCAAATTGACGAAACTGACTCCTCCTACCATCAGCAACCTGACGAGGGAACTTCTAATAAGAGAGTTAATCATGGAAAAATCACTCGGTGAATCAAGCGGCGGACGAAAGCCGACGTTGCTTACACTTAATAGTGAAAGGCATTATCTCATTGGAGTTGATATCGGCTCTCATGAATTGAATATGATTCTAACGAATTTAATAGGGGAGAGCAAGCATTGCCTCGTGCAGACCATTCCCTCTCCCGTTTCAAAGGACTTGCTCCTCTCCTTGTTAATAAAAGGCATACGTGCCTTGACCGACATTGCTCCAGAATCGGATAAATTAGTCGGCATTGGGGTGGCTATGCACGGGATCGTGGATGTATCGAAGGGTGAATCCATTTTCGCCCCAAATCTCAATCTTCACCATATTCCCATTAAGGATATCCTTGAAGAAGAATTCGGCCTTATGGTCGTTGTCGAAAACGATGTGCGTGCCATTGCTCATGGCCACCAATGGTTCAATCCTGAAATTGCTTCCGACATTGCTTACATCAATGTCGGACGCGGAATTGGCGCCGGTCTTATCATAGGTGGGGAGCTATATCTCGGCCATGATTTTATCAGCGGAGAGATCGGCCATATGGCGATTGATTTGCATGGGCCGAAGTGTTCTTGCGGCAATCATGGCTGTCTCCAGACATTTGCTACAGGTCCTGCAATTGCAGACAGGATGCGCATGAAGCTCAGCCAAGGTGAGAGAAGTATGCTCTCTGATAGGCTTGCGGAGGGCATGGATGAGACGATTACCGGAGAACATGTATTTGAAGCTGCGGAGGCTGGAGATTTGCTTGCACAGGAAACCTTGCGTGAGGCAGGGAGATACCTTGGGATTGGCTTGACGAACCTAATACATATTATAAATCCTGAAAGAATCGTCTTAAGCGGAGGGGTAATCCAGGCAAAGAAATACCTTCTAGACAGTGTACAGAAGACGATTCAAGAACGGGCCTTGACTGAGAAGGCGAAGCAAACAGAGATAGTCATCTCCAGTTTTGGGAATCACGCAACCGTTATGGGAGCAGTATCTCTTATCTTACGTAAGCTTTTCTCAAATCTCGGGAGCACCGATTAA
- a CDS encoding HAAS signaling domain-containing protein, whose protein sequence is MKLIDIYIQEVTRRLPEKSRDDIALELRSTIEDMLPEGYTEQDVKDALTELGDPAALAREYRDWPQHLIGPRYFESYMTLLKLALSFGAAIALIAYLAQQAAGFTGEEPFLRLLPAIIIGAAGSVIEVAMHVFFWTTLSFAFIERVVPIKDGQLCHQWSPDNLKDLPDRAKERKISKFEIYGGIFWTAVWATGYFYADHLVVIYENKGNGLEFITPVFNQDVLQLFWPVILLIIAMEIALSLLKLYTAKWTMKLAAFNTLLQVTATIVLIIMLNHASFFDSGFIGYMDNVFDYGWESWLINGSIFLFFLGAAYNIYDGFRKAKH, encoded by the coding sequence ATGAAACTAATTGACATTTATATTCAAGAGGTCACCAGAAGACTTCCCGAAAAAAGTCGTGATGACATCGCTCTTGAGCTGCGGTCAACAATTGAGGATATGTTGCCTGAAGGTTATACAGAGCAGGACGTAAAGGATGCTCTCACAGAGTTAGGAGACCCGGCTGCGCTCGCAAGGGAATATCGCGATTGGCCTCAGCATTTAATAGGACCCCGCTATTTTGAGAGCTATATGACCCTATTAAAATTAGCCTTGTCTTTTGGAGCAGCAATCGCATTGATTGCTTATCTTGCCCAGCAAGCAGCCGGTTTTACAGGCGAGGAACCTTTCTTACGTCTTTTGCCAGCCATAATAATCGGTGCGGCAGGCTCAGTGATCGAGGTAGCCATGCATGTATTCTTTTGGACGACATTAAGCTTTGCTTTTATAGAAAGGGTGGTTCCTATAAAAGACGGGCAGCTATGTCACCAATGGTCCCCTGATAATTTGAAGGACCTTCCTGATCGCGCGAAGGAAAGAAAGATATCAAAGTTTGAAATATACGGAGGGATATTTTGGACAGCTGTATGGGCAACAGGCTATTTTTATGCAGATCATCTCGTCGTCATTTATGAAAATAAGGGCAATGGGCTTGAGTTTATTACGCCTGTCTTCAACCAAGACGTGCTGCAGCTATTCTGGCCTGTCATTCTCCTCATCATCGCCATGGAGATTGCCCTCTCGCTTTTAAAATTGTACACAGCAAAATGGACCATGAAGCTAGCCGCATTTAATACACTCTTACAAGTCACCGCCACTATCGTATTGATTATCATGCTGAACCATGCAAGCTTTTTCGATTCCGGTTTTATCGGATATATGGATAATGTTTTTGATTATGGCTGGGAAAGCTGGTTAATCAATGGGTCAATCTTTCTTTTCTTCCTTGGTGCGGCGTATAACATATATGACGGTTTTCGTAAGGCCAAACATTAA
- a CDS encoding enoyl-CoA hydratase/isomerase family protein: MGVNCTLEVRGKVAILTIDRPPLNTLSRETLYEIDAYLDDFESDDGIRSILLTGAGEKSFSAGADVNEFADLADPNKARETIGRIHELFSRIESFPKPIIAAVNGRALGGGNELQMACHLAIASELAEFGLPEIKLGIIPGYGGTQRLPRLIGRRRALGLMLSGETISAQMALEYGLVNTVVPAESFLEEAVAYAKQLAEGPPLAIQGILDAANRGMETSLDEGLAIELEHNLRITRSEDAIEGISAFFMKRKAQFKGK; this comes from the coding sequence ATGGGAGTGAATTGCACATTAGAAGTCAGAGGAAAGGTGGCTATTTTGACGATTGATCGGCCTCCATTGAACACTCTCAGCAGAGAGACACTCTATGAGATTGATGCATATTTGGATGATTTCGAGAGCGATGATGGAATTCGCTCAATCCTTTTGACAGGAGCTGGGGAGAAATCATTCTCAGCTGGAGCTGATGTCAATGAATTTGCCGACCTGGCTGACCCGAATAAAGCAAGGGAAACCATCGGCCGGATACATGAATTGTTTAGTCGGATTGAAAGCTTTCCGAAGCCAATTATCGCCGCAGTGAATGGGCGGGCGCTAGGAGGAGGGAATGAGCTTCAAATGGCGTGCCATCTAGCAATCGCAAGCGAATTAGCGGAGTTTGGTCTTCCGGAAATCAAGCTGGGTATTATTCCTGGCTATGGCGGAACACAGCGCCTTCCACGTTTGATTGGGAGGAGGAGAGCGCTCGGTCTTATGCTAAGCGGTGAAACGATTTCAGCACAAATGGCGCTTGAATATGGGCTTGTCAATACGGTGGTGCCGGCAGAGAGTTTTCTGGAGGAAGCCGTTGCTTATGCGAAGCAATTGGCTGAAGGTCCGCCGCTGGCTATTCAAGGGATCTTGGATGCAGCTAATAGAGGGATGGAGACATCACTTGACGAGGGATTAGCGATTGAGCTGGAGCATAATTTGAGGATTACTCGCTCTGAGGATGCGATTGAAGGAATCAGTGCCTTTTTCATGAAAAGAAAGGCTCAATTTAAAGGGAAGTAA